Proteins from a genomic interval of Rhodothermales bacterium:
- a CDS encoding alkane 1-monooxygenase: MRALKYLAALQIPAAVVLSFWLPGWWSFFAVFFVYGLIPIADQLLPKTEANMSQAEEAVARAEPLYDVMLYLFVPLQVGILVAYLYAMASGLWSPVEMVGGTLAMGISSAVLGINLAHELGHRTTRFERGLAKALLLTTLNTHFIVEHNLGHHRRVATPEDPATGRSGESVYRFVVRSMINSYRSAWFIERERRGKRQLAFWSVRNEMLQLTAIQAMALVVVGAVFGPFGLLAYVLNGLLGHVQLEVINYIEHYGLTREKRDDGRYERVQAHHSWNSNHALGRLVLFELTRHSDHHYMASRPYQVLRSLDHAPQMPAGYPAMMLLSLVPPVWFRVMDPRAERALAE; this comes from the coding sequence ATGCGTGCTCTCAAATACCTGGCAGCGCTGCAGATTCCTGCGGCCGTGGTGCTCTCGTTCTGGCTGCCGGGTTGGTGGTCATTCTTTGCGGTGTTCTTTGTCTACGGCCTGATCCCCATCGCTGATCAGTTGCTGCCGAAGACCGAGGCGAACATGTCGCAGGCCGAGGAGGCCGTCGCGCGCGCGGAGCCGCTGTACGATGTGATGCTGTATCTCTTCGTGCCGCTGCAGGTGGGCATTCTTGTCGCGTACCTCTACGCCATGGCCAGCGGCCTGTGGTCGCCCGTTGAGATGGTCGGCGGCACACTGGCGATGGGCATTTCGTCCGCTGTGTTGGGCATCAATCTGGCCCATGAGCTGGGGCACCGTACTACCCGGTTTGAGCGTGGGCTCGCCAAGGCTCTGCTGCTTACAACACTCAATACCCACTTCATCGTGGAGCACAATCTGGGGCATCATCGGCGAGTTGCTACGCCGGAGGATCCGGCAACAGGGCGGTCCGGTGAGTCGGTATACCGCTTCGTTGTGCGCTCCATGATCAACAGTTACCGATCAGCGTGGTTTATCGAGCGGGAGCGTCGGGGGAAGCGGCAACTGGCGTTCTGGTCGGTTCGGAACGAGATGCTCCAGCTGACGGCGATCCAGGCAATGGCCCTGGTGGTAGTGGGCGCCGTGTTCGGGCCGTTCGGGCTCCTGGCCTACGTGCTCAACGGCCTGTTGGGCCACGTGCAGCTGGAGGTCATCAACTACATCGAGCATTACGGCCTGACCCGCGAGAAGCGGGACGATGGGCGCTATGAACGGGTGCAGGCGCACCACAGCTGGAACTCGAACCACGCGCTGGGTCGGCTGGTGCTGTTTGAATTAACCCGCCACTCGGATCACCACTACATGGCCAGCAGACCGTATCAGGTCTTGCGCAGCCTGGACCACGCGCCGCAGATGCCGGCGGGATATCCGGCGATGATGCTGCTGAGTCTGGTACCGCCTGTCTGGTTTCGGGTGATGGACCCGAGGGCAGAGCGGGCGCTGGCGGAGTAG
- a CDS encoding sugar phosphate isomerase/epimerase, with protein MNRRHFLSLLAVAPALTPGRQRMLPDAGIQLYTLRGPASQDLPGVLAALADLGYTKVEFAGYHGHAPQEVKRILADVGLAAPAAHATLGQMREDIDALIEHAVAVGHHYLVCAWMSPDQRTSLDAWRGICHEFNHFGEKCAAAGVQFAFHNHEFEFEELDGRMPYDLILERTDAGLVKLELDWYWTAYAGQDTIALMQAHPDRFRLFHVKDMATDRSMVDVGDGTLDFAALIEAARGVGGQHFFVERDNATEPLVTARRSIAHLRTL; from the coding sequence ATGAACAGACGACACTTCCTGTCGCTGCTGGCGGTCGCGCCGGCACTCACACCCGGACGCCAACGCATGTTACCCGACGCCGGAATCCAGTTGTACACGCTTCGAGGCCCGGCCTCCCAGGACCTGCCCGGCGTGCTGGCCGCTCTGGCGGATCTGGGGTACACGAAGGTGGAGTTTGCGGGGTATCACGGGCACGCCCCTCAGGAGGTGAAGCGCATCCTGGCCGACGTAGGTCTGGCCGCGCCGGCCGCGCATGCCACGTTGGGGCAGATGCGGGAGGACATCGACGCGCTCATTGAGCACGCAGTCGCAGTGGGACACCACTACCTGGTCTGCGCCTGGATGAGCCCGGACCAGCGAACCTCGCTCGACGCGTGGCGCGGCATCTGCCACGAGTTCAATCATTTCGGAGAGAAGTGCGCCGCTGCCGGTGTTCAGTTCGCGTTCCACAACCACGAATTCGAGTTCGAGGAGCTGGATGGACGCATGCCGTATGACCTGATCCTCGAAAGGACCGATGCCGGTCTGGTGAAGCTGGAGCTGGACTGGTACTGGACCGCCTATGCCGGGCAGGACACCATCGCCCTCATGCAGGCCCATCCGGACCGCTTCCGACTGTTCCACGTCAAGGACATGGCTACCGACCGGTCCATGGTCGATGTGGGGGACGGCACGCTTGACTTTGCGGCGCTCATCGAGGCCGCGCGCGGCGTGGGCGGGCAGCATTTCTTCGTCGAGCGCGACAATGCGACCGAGCCGCTGGTCACGGCCCGCCGAAGCATCGCACATCTCAGAACGCTCTGA
- a CDS encoding DoxX family protein: protein MIEALNRMPAYRRLVTWQWSHNSLAIDLIRMFMGVALLIRGVAFLSDPEILEAFAGDRAVSAAKYYIIWSHIIGGGLLLVGLFTRIAALSQIPILVVAVFFVHLPGGFATENQSLELSALVLVVLSVLAIYGAGKYSLDYRIFYRDLTASPGG, encoded by the coding sequence ATGATTGAAGCGCTGAACAGGATGCCTGCCTATCGCCGTCTGGTGACATGGCAGTGGAGTCACAACTCGCTGGCGATCGATCTCATTCGCATGTTCATGGGCGTCGCCCTGCTCATCCGCGGCGTAGCGTTCCTGTCTGATCCAGAGATCCTGGAGGCCTTTGCCGGCGACCGTGCCGTTTCGGCCGCCAAGTACTACATCATCTGGAGCCACATCATCGGAGGCGGGCTGCTCCTTGTGGGGCTGTTCACACGGATTGCGGCACTCTCACAGATCCCGATCCTGGTGGTCGCCGTGTTCTTCGTGCACCTCCCGGGTGGATTTGCCACAGAGAACCAGTCGCTCGAATTGTCCGCGCTGGTGCTGGTGGTGCTGTCTGTGCTGGCCATCTACGGGGCCGGCAAGTACTCGCTGGACTACCGGATCTTCTACCGGGACCTGACTGCTTCGCCCGGCGGCTGA